ATGGTTATATcctgaacaatataatgtattATGAATCATATTTGTTCTTGTTTAAGTTGTAAATATTATAAGATGTAATATTTTCATCCTATATTTCAGCCTGTGCCTTTGTGGTCTGGTAAACAAATTTGCAGTTTGATTTTCCGCCCCAACAAAAAGTATCCAGTAAAAGCCAATCTGGAAGCAAAGGGTAAAGCTTAtacaaaaaatagagaaatgtGCGTTAAAGATTCTTATGTTCTTATAAGAAATTCAGAATTGATTGCTGGAACTTTGGATAAGAGTCATCTTGGTAATGGAGGAAAAGGAGgcaatatattttatgtaatattgaGAGATTTTGGGAAAGAATATGCAATTACAGCAATGTGGAGGTTAGGTGAGTAGCTTGTCTTATATCTTAATATAATGACTTGAAGCAGCTTTTGTTTGATGGATGacacaaattttcattaacttcaCTGTGCgtccttattttattttggggtATTTAAATAGTAGattgaaatagtataaataaagaGAACATACATTAGTAGGccagataaaaaatattttattgctggCTCTGTGGCAAATTATAATCACGAAAATCTATTAGtaacaaattcaaattatattgaaatgtatttttaaaaactgcaaaactaaacaaaatttaattctgaGAAATCGGTTGGAGCAAGAaaataaattctctacaactaaTCAATAACAAATAAGCATAAATACATAtcaatgatgaaaataaaatagataaacatCACAATAATGACCACATTATTACAACAAGAGGATATTTATGTACAATTTCTTCGGCAGCCAGATTAGcttcaaattatttaatgaatACTGGATTTTCAATTGGAATAGGAGACGTGACACCAGGGGAAAATctaattagaagaaaaaacaaactccTCAATACAgggtaaatatttttctatctctcacaaatataatttaatgaataagtaatgacaattttatttttcagttatgCAAAATGTCAAGAATATATCAAACAAATGAACGAAGGAAAACTGCCTACTCAACCTGGTTGTACTGTAGAAGAATCTTTGGAAGCTGTTATATTAAAAGAATTGTCTGTGATAAGAGAACATGCAGGTCAAGCTTGTGTAGCTGAGTTACATTCTACTAATAGTCCTCTTATTATGGCACTTTCAGGATCAAAaggtattttgaattataatgtcATCTAATATTTTGACAATCTCTAAAGctagttaaaataaaatgaagtaaaACTGTTTGACTTTTTCTAGAACCTTTGGGATAGTTTTTTCAACCATCTTCTGATGGCTGTGACCACCATTAGGCTCTTTATAAGATTATTTGAATCCTGTTCATtcttggaaacatttttttgagcaATTAGTAATTTCTTCGTTGATTTGGAgattgaaaaagaaatgaatttagttaatttatatttttatgtttattttaggttcttttattaatatatctCAGATGATTGCTTGTGTTGGCCAACAAGCCTTAAATGGAAAAAGGGTACCAAATGGATTTGATGATCGCTCCCTGCCACATTTCGAACGTTATTgtaagtataaaatttttattagtaggTGATTTTATGTTGTGGatgttaaattttgaattcaagtATCTTCTTTACTTCTCTAAAACTGCTTTTTATGTACTTACTGATGGAGAACAAAATTTCTCACACATAAATCCTCATTTTTAAGAATTGTGCAGCAAAATGCTTGTACATGTTACCTCATGATTACACAGCCGAAAACATTCTAAGAAGGAATATAACTACTTAGACCAGACTGTAACAGAACCACCTGAAACATTTTGTGTGTTACAAtggaatttatttcaacttCTGTACTCAGTTTAGTACAAGAGAAACATTAATATTTGAACTAGTACCttctttgataataaataaatctgtCATATATGATTGTTAATTTTAGCCAAAACTCCAGAAGCAAAAGGTTTCGtagaaaatagcttttattCCGGCATGACTCCTACGGAATTTTTCTTCCATACTATGGGCGGAAGAGAAGGATTAGTGGATACCGCTGTAAAAACCGCAGAGACTGGATACATGCAGAGGCGATTAGTGAAGGTATGAAAAAAGATACAATAATTGATATGCCTTAACCTcaaacattcattttattttatttttcaacttgcTTATCCACAATATAAGTGAAATTAGTATttagaaattacaaaatattataaggtgattttttatatcttgGGTTTACTTGAGTATTCTCTAGATCTGATGTTTCTTTACCATGGGTTAAATGgctacatatttttaaaaaacttttaaggATGATTTGATCTAAAAGAGATAaaaaaccttgaaaattttcagtttctgaaaaataagaaagttgTTACTATACTTTTAtgcttttactttttttaattcgaaaaatatcaTCTTTTAAGTCATCCAAAGGGTTATTAGAGACTATTTATTTCGTGGTGTGAAAGGTCCAGTTCTGGATCCACTTCTGAACCAATTATCAAATAGGTTTCAATGAACGGGCTTCCCAAAGCAATTCTAATAGCattgttgttttattgtaaacatacttttatttaaagaatatttattttctcagGCTCTAGAAGATCTTGTGGTACATTATGATAGATCGGTGAGAAATGCAGAAGGAGATATTATTCAGTTGAATTATGGTTGTGATGGTCTGGACCCAACTTACATGGAAGGTGCTGCAAATAATAACTTCAATTAAAGTTTTCTCTCAAATATCAATTGTTGTTTATAGGTAAAGACTGTCCTGTTGATTTTGAAAGGGTATTGGAACATATTAAAGCGAAGTGTCCTTATAGGCAAGAAGTATCTTTGGATGGAGATCAAATACGAAGGGCAACAAAAGCGTTTATTGCCACTGATGCTCTTGAGGAGTGCAGTGAAGATTTCAGAAACGAATTAGTGTAAGTACATTGTTTCACGGTATctaatatatcaaaacaaaagtaTTATACTGGAtaaattgatatgaaaatagtaagaaataataaaatcgcATGTATTTTAAGGGAGAAAAGAAAAACAGTGAATGGCAAATCGACGGAAATtacatttatattataaaaaatgatatggATAATAATAAACGTCATTTTTAGCAATTTTATGAATACTGTGGCGGATAGAGTCGAAAGAGTAACTAAAAAATTTGGTAGCAGCCTCGTTGCTAAAGAAATAGAGCGACTGACTTGTAGCCAGTTGGTAACGTTTTTAGAAACTTGTGGACAAAAATATATCAGATCCATAATAGAACCAGGTACTGCTGTTGGCGCTTTAGCTGCTCAAAGTATAGGAGAACCCGGTACACAGATGAcattaaaaacttttcattttgcTGGCGTCGCTAGTATGAACATTACACAGGGTGTACCTAGGTAAGTGCTCATTTTATATAGtacaaacttatttttatttattattttgttaggATAAAGGAAATTATAAATGCTAGTAAGAATATAAGTACTCCAATAATTACAGCTAGCTTGGTAAACGATACTGATCAATGGTTTGCTCGAGAGGTGAAAGGAAGAATAGAAAGAACTACTTTAGGAGAGGTTAGTATACTAGTGTAGTTTAAGTGGTTAAAAGCTCTGTTTAATTACATCTTTTTTGTGTAACACATAGCAAATacctttttttttcagatatcaacTTTTATTGATGATGTTTATACCAAAACAGGTGCATTCTTATTAATTCAGTTGAACTatgaaagaataaaattattaaaattagaagTAAATGCAGAAACAATTCGATACAGGTaaatttttgcttttgattttacaatttatatttaaccTTGAACAATTTGTCATAGTtttaattcaacatttatttatgaataatctCTCTTTGCTTGgtaattaatttattctattttgcAAGTTCTGCTTCTTTTCTATTGTGTCTAGAGTTCAAATAAGTCTACAACAAACCAATATACGATAATATTAGTTTAtacattataaacaaatatattattactactactactacatcatcaattacactgtctggtcTTTCGAGCCTCGAAGCCCTAGTCAGAGGGaaattgtgattgttggtgtagAGGTAGTAAATGAGCTAAGAATATAATCAACAGTtgtagaaattccaacttagattTAATTGttgtaaatagtttttcataGTCATATTAATAGATTAGCGACAACTTGAATTATAGGAAGAGAACAGGAAGTTAGTACTGTATAGCTCATCAATGTTGAGTAGATATTTCTCACTCAGACTCGTAGATCTTATTGTGTTACCATTATTTTACAATGATATTTGCCTGAATAACATgtagatattttaataaatttcagtttATGTACATCAAAGTTGAAATTGAAACCAGCAGATGTCTGTGTAGAAAGTGATACAATAATAACCGTTCAtccaaataaaagtaaacaTTCTAGAAGGCTGAATTTTGCTCTTAGTGAGTTGAAAGAGCAAATACCAAACGTTGTAGTTAAGGtaagtttttttgtaaacaaaatttctggtataaatatcaatatgaaaattttgatatcacTTCTAGAATAGTCTATCTTTATACAATCTTATAGaccatttctttatttaaattcaaaaatactgcAATGAATTTGAGCAAAAAATTACTATGTGAAGGTAGATTAAAATAACAAACCTGAAAAACATTTCCTGTGAGCTTCGAAGTATGTATGCTCACCATGTAGTGTGGCTCTCTGTATTAATGCCACTCCATGCCATTACTGATTCTCCTCCGTATGCTTATCTTAGTTGTATGCACCATTTGCTTTTCTACAAACTAAGACACGTCGATCGTTGCCAAATAGGCTCAGGTACTTATTGGAGAACTTGACATATTTGACTACTAGTAGCCTTCTCGGACCAAATAATCTATAACAAACTGTAGTCGTATCCTTCAATGTACTGGGGTTAACAGATGTCCAGTTGCAGGTTGTCTGTACTAATTAATTTACATCACCACTACATCATATATCTAACagttcaataaatataattttaagtaTTAACAGGTGTTgcctaaatataaaaatgtttttcacaaCTCACCCAATAACgaaaatacatttaatttttatacagtaaagttttggttcaaatttttaaactaaatcAAGTTATATATTTTTGCATCAACATATAATACATTAACGATAATGTTCTTACATGTTTCAGGGTTTGCCGACAGTTAATAGGGCGGTTATAGCTAGGGAAGATAAACATGGAAGACCAGTTTATAGTCTTTGTGTCGAAGGAAATAATCTACGGGAAGTAATGGCAACGTATGGTGTAGACGGTAAAAGAACTGTGTCAAATAATATTATGGAAGTTTATCATACACTTGGGATAGAAGCTGCTAGGTAAATAAGACGTTTTAATATGCATTTCAAGTGTGTAATCTTCAAATACTTTCCAATGTAAACTAGTgtaatcttattttattttttattgaaaatttgaaacccTTACATATCATTTAAATTATGAACTGCAAAAAAAGACATGAAAGTAAGaaagaaacttttttgtaactttATCAGTCTTAAAACGTTTTCTACTTCATAACATCTtttatttttggcatttttttatgtcaaactAAACATAACGTTAAAATTTCCTTCAAGATATCACTACAGAAATTCATTAATTGTATGTTTAGATCACACTTCATATATTTTGCTTGAttcaattagtttttctaatttagGGAAACAATCATGTCAGAAATTAAAATGGTGATGGAGAATCATGGTATGAGTGTAGATTATAGACATATTATGTTACTAGCAGCTCAAATGACCCATACTGGTGAAGTTTTAGGTATAACACGTCAAGGATTGTCTAAAATGAAACAATCAGTTCTAAATTTAGCCTCTGTAAGTATTCGAATATGATAaactcttgaaatatctttCATTAATATAACTTTCTGTTTATTTTCAGTTTGAGAAAACGGCAGATCACTTATTCGATGCAGCTTATTATGGCCAAAGTGATAAGATTAGCGGCGTgtctgaaaatattataatgggaATGCCTGCTGCTATAGGAACTGGAATTTTCAAGCTTCTCAATAAACCTTCCAGTGTTGAGCATACTCCAAAATCAGATCCATTGCTTTTTGAAGAGACCATCAAGGAATTGATGATACAATGTAATTAATGTATTCTTTATGTTATGTCAAAAGC
The window above is part of the Diorhabda sublineata isolate icDioSubl1.1 chromosome 3, icDioSubl1.1, whole genome shotgun sequence genome. Proteins encoded here:
- the LOC130442106 gene encoding DNA-directed RNA polymerase III subunit RPC1 — protein: MPKEQYRETDVARKISHVTFGVESAESMQQQSHIHVVAKNLYNQDVQRTPVPYGVLDKRLGTNSKDSPCQTCGKNINECVGHFGYIDLELPVFHVGYFRSIICILQSICKKCAHVLLDEKEKHQYRIRLSNPHLSYMTKKAIRKKIIDKCKKNTKCLNCKEHNGFVKKMTAKGSTGNSVLKIVHERNRDKDKQQLLNDQLKEFAVAIESNPDIKSAFTGSPIAEILTPIDVLKLFERIPENDILLLAMDPKRSQPKDLILTRMLVPPVTIRPSVISELKAGTNEDDLTMKQSEIIFINDVIKKHKQSGASVNMYQEGWDFLQLQSALYINSELSGIPLAMMPKKPGRGLVQRLKGKQGRFRGNLSGKRVDFSSRTVISPDPNLEIDQVGIPKHIAKILTFPERVIHANINAMRKLVINGPDVWPGANYVQQKGSQFKKFLKYGNREKLAQELKLGDMVERHLHDNDVVLFNRQPSLHKLSIMAHRAKIHNNRTFRFNECVCNPYNADFDGDEMNLHLPQTEEAKAEALILMGNKSNLVTPRNGELLIAATQDFLTGGYLLTKKDTFLDFSHATQLAATLLAGSDTHMNIDLPTPCIIKPVPLWSGKQICSLIFRPNKKYPVKANLEAKGKAYTKNREMCVKDSYVLIRNSELIAGTLDKSHLGNGGKGGNIFYVILRDFGKEYAITAMWRLARLASNYLMNTGFSIGIGDVTPGENLIRRKNKLLNTGYAKCQEYIKQMNEGKLPTQPGCTVEESLEAVILKELSVIREHAGQACVAELHSTNSPLIMALSGSKGSFINISQMIACVGQQALNGKRVPNGFDDRSLPHFERYSKTPEAKGFVENSFYSGMTPTEFFFHTMGGREGLVDTAVKTAETGYMQRRLVKALEDLVVHYDRSVRNAEGDIIQLNYGCDGLDPTYMEGKDCPVDFERVLEHIKAKCPYRQEVSLDGDQIRRATKAFIATDALEECSEDFRNELVNFMNTVADRVERVTKKFGSSLVAKEIERLTCSQLVTFLETCGQKYIRSIIEPGTAVGALAAQSIGEPGTQMTLKTFHFAGVASMNITQGVPRIKEIINASKNISTPIITASLVNDTDQWFAREVKGRIERTTLGEISTFIDDVYTKTGAFLLIQLNYERIKLLKLEVNAETIRYSLCTSKLKLKPADVCVESDTIITVHPNKSKHSRRLNFALSELKEQIPNVVVKGLPTVNRAVIAREDKHGRPVYSLCVEGNNLREVMATYGVDGKRTVSNNIMEVYHTLGIEAARETIMSEIKMVMENHGMSVDYRHIMLLAAQMTHTGEVLGITRQGLSKMKQSVLNLASFEKTADHLFDAAYYGQSDKISGVSENIIMGMPAAIGTGIFKLLNKPSSVEHTPKSDPLLFEETIKELMIQCN